A genome region from Myripristis murdjan chromosome 16, fMyrMur1.1, whole genome shotgun sequence includes the following:
- the tbx20 gene encoding T-box transcription factor TBX20 isoform X2, with amino-acid sequence MEYTSSPKPQLSSRANAFSIAALMSSGKPKDKETEENTIKPLEQFVEKSSCSQPLGDLSSLDGHGDFSGSAPAVCTEPLIPTNPGIPSEEMAKISCSLETKELWDKFHELGTEMIITKSGRRMFPTIRVSFSGVDPDSKYIVLMDIVPVDNKRYRYAYHRSSWLVAGKADPPLPARLYVHPDSPFSGEQLLKQMVSFEKVKLTNNELDQHGHIILNSMHKYQPRVHIIKKKDHTASLLNLKSEEFRTFVFTETVFTAVTAYQNQLITKLKIDSNPFAKGFRDSSRLTDMERESVESLIHKHSYARSPIRTYAGDEDNLGEDGHSTHTRGSAFTASDNLSLSSWVTTTSGFSGFQHPQSLSAMGTSTASLPHPIQGSLPPYSRLGMPLTPTALAGTMQGSGPSFPSFHMPRYHHYFQQGPYAAIQGLRHSSTVMTPFV; translated from the exons ATGGAGTACACATCCTCCCCGAAACCACAGCTCTCATCTCGGGCAAATGCTTTCTCCATAGCCGCCCTGATGTCCAGTGGGAAACCTAAGGACAAAGAGACGGAGGAAAACACCATCAAGCCTCTGG AGCAATTCGTGGAGAAGTCCTCCTGCAGCCAGCCTCTGGGCGACCTGTCCTCCCTGGATGGGCACGGGGACTTCAGCGGGAGCGCGCCTGCGGTGTGCACGGAGCCGCTCATCCCCACCAATCCCGGCATCCCCAGCGAGGAGATGGCCAAGATCTCGTGCAGCCTGGAGACCAAAGAGCTGTGGGACAAATTTCATGAGCTCGGCACGGAGATGATCATCACCAAGTCTGGAAG GAGGATGTTCCCCACCATCCGGGTATCTTTCTCCGGGGTGGACCCGGACTCTAAGTACATCGTGCTGATGGACATCGTCCCGGTGGACAACAAGCGGTACCGCTACGCCTACCACCGCTCCTCGTGGCTGGTGGCGGGCAAGGCGGACCCTCCTCTCCCCGCCAG GCTGTACGTGCACCCGGACTCGCCGTTCAGCGGAGAGCAGCTGCTGAAGCAAATGGTTTCCTTCGAGAAAGTCAAACTCACCAACAACGAGCTGGACCAGCACGGACAC ATCATCCTCAACTCCATGCACAAGTACCAGCCGCGCGTTCACATCATCAAGAAGAAAGACCACACCGCCTCGCTGCTCAACCTCAAGTCTGAGGAGTTCCGCACCTTCGTCTTCACCGAGACCGTCTTCACCGCCGTCACGGCCTATCAGAACCAGCTG aTAACCAAGCTGAAGATCGACAGCAACCCGTTCGCCAAGGGCTTCCGGGACTCCTCGCGGCTGACAGATATGGAGAG GGAAAGTGTAGAGAGCCTGATCCATAAGCACTCGTACGCCCGGTCGCCCATCCGAACCTACGCCGGCGACGAGGACAACCTGGGCGAGGACGGGCACTCCACACACACCAGGG GCTCTGCGTTCACGGCCTCAGACAACCTCTCTCTGAGCTCCTGGGTCACCACCACCTCGGGCTTCTCCGGCTTCCAGCACCCCCAGTCCCTCTCGGCGATGGGCACCAGCACCGCCTCCCTGCCCCACCCGATCCAGGGCTCCCTGCCGCCCTACAGCCGGCTGGGCATGCCGCTGACGCCCACCGCCCTGGCAGGGACCATGCAGGGCAGCGGGCCCTCGTTCCCCTCCTTCCACATGCCGCGCTACCACCACTACTTCCAGCAGGGCCCGTACGCCGCCATCCAGGGACTACGCCACTCCTCCACCGTCATGACCCCCTTCGTATGA
- the tbx20 gene encoding T-box transcription factor TBX20 isoform X1 → MEYTSSPKPQLSSRANAFSIAALMSSGKPKDKETEENTIKPLEQFVEKSSCSQPLGDLSSLDGHGDFSGSAPAVCTEPLIPTNPGIPSEEMAKISCSLETKELWDKFHELGTEMIITKSGRRMFPTIRVSFSGVDPDSKYIVLMDIVPVDNKRYRYAYHRSSWLVAGKADPPLPARLYVHPDSPFSGEQLLKQMVSFEKVKLTNNELDQHGHIILNSMHKYQPRVHIIKKKDHTASLLNLKSEEFRTFVFTETVFTAVTAYQNQLITKLKIDSNPFAKGFRDSSRLTDMERYREFWVLHCLESVESLIHKHSYARSPIRTYAGDEDNLGEDGHSTHTRGSAFTASDNLSLSSWVTTTSGFSGFQHPQSLSAMGTSTASLPHPIQGSLPPYSRLGMPLTPTALAGTMQGSGPSFPSFHMPRYHHYFQQGPYAAIQGLRHSSTVMTPFV, encoded by the exons ATGGAGTACACATCCTCCCCGAAACCACAGCTCTCATCTCGGGCAAATGCTTTCTCCATAGCCGCCCTGATGTCCAGTGGGAAACCTAAGGACAAAGAGACGGAGGAAAACACCATCAAGCCTCTGG AGCAATTCGTGGAGAAGTCCTCCTGCAGCCAGCCTCTGGGCGACCTGTCCTCCCTGGATGGGCACGGGGACTTCAGCGGGAGCGCGCCTGCGGTGTGCACGGAGCCGCTCATCCCCACCAATCCCGGCATCCCCAGCGAGGAGATGGCCAAGATCTCGTGCAGCCTGGAGACCAAAGAGCTGTGGGACAAATTTCATGAGCTCGGCACGGAGATGATCATCACCAAGTCTGGAAG GAGGATGTTCCCCACCATCCGGGTATCTTTCTCCGGGGTGGACCCGGACTCTAAGTACATCGTGCTGATGGACATCGTCCCGGTGGACAACAAGCGGTACCGCTACGCCTACCACCGCTCCTCGTGGCTGGTGGCGGGCAAGGCGGACCCTCCTCTCCCCGCCAG GCTGTACGTGCACCCGGACTCGCCGTTCAGCGGAGAGCAGCTGCTGAAGCAAATGGTTTCCTTCGAGAAAGTCAAACTCACCAACAACGAGCTGGACCAGCACGGACAC ATCATCCTCAACTCCATGCACAAGTACCAGCCGCGCGTTCACATCATCAAGAAGAAAGACCACACCGCCTCGCTGCTCAACCTCAAGTCTGAGGAGTTCCGCACCTTCGTCTTCACCGAGACCGTCTTCACCGCCGTCACGGCCTATCAGAACCAGCTG aTAACCAAGCTGAAGATCGACAGCAACCCGTTCGCCAAGGGCTTCCGGGACTCCTCGCGGCTGACAGATATGGAGAGGTACAGGGAATTCTGGGTccttcactgttt GGAAAGTGTAGAGAGCCTGATCCATAAGCACTCGTACGCCCGGTCGCCCATCCGAACCTACGCCGGCGACGAGGACAACCTGGGCGAGGACGGGCACTCCACACACACCAGGG GCTCTGCGTTCACGGCCTCAGACAACCTCTCTCTGAGCTCCTGGGTCACCACCACCTCGGGCTTCTCCGGCTTCCAGCACCCCCAGTCCCTCTCGGCGATGGGCACCAGCACCGCCTCCCTGCCCCACCCGATCCAGGGCTCCCTGCCGCCCTACAGCCGGCTGGGCATGCCGCTGACGCCCACCGCCCTGGCAGGGACCATGCAGGGCAGCGGGCCCTCGTTCCCCTCCTTCCACATGCCGCGCTACCACCACTACTTCCAGCAGGGCCCGTACGCCGCCATCCAGGGACTACGCCACTCCTCCACCGTCATGACCCCCTTCGTATGA